The genomic segment ACCGGAAAAACTAAAAACCTTTTCTATCCCTTCTTGTTTAGCAGAAAAGCCCTCTGTGGCTAACAGAGAGAGCTGTTTTTTTTCATCATCGTAGAGAGCAATATAACCGTATTCACTATCGAGCATTGCAACCATTTTTTGCAGGGAAAACTGAGCAAGACCGACAATTCCCTCGGGAGCAATACTCCATAGTTGCAGCAGGGTCTCAAGGCGAAGTTCGTTTGATTGAAGAATTTTTTCCGTATTATTTCTATCTGCAATTATCTTATTTGCATAGAGACCTAAGGTTTCAAACTCTCTATAGGTAAAGGAGTCTCGCTTAAAGGCGAGATTCTTTTTATTTACCTGAACAAAAAGATCTGTGAATATATTAAATTCATTTCTTATCTTGATTGAATAATGGCGGGCAATAAAAAAGACCAAAATAATGGTTAAAAACACGGTGAGACAATAAAAGACAATGCCATGAATAAGGGCATCTTTATGGCGATCCTCTGCTATGTTCAATGCCTCTTGCATGGCAGAGAGTTCAACACTGGCAACAATGGTCCAATTCCATGGTTGATAATTGGCTACATAACTCAGTCGTTGTACAGGATTACCAAAGTGATCAGGCATTTTATAGATCAGGAAGCCACTCCTGAGGCCCGTAGCACCAATTTTTTGTAGCTCCAGGCCATAGGAATTGCCATCAATATCCTTTAAGCTACTGATAGACCGACCTGTGCGTAATTTATCAAAATCAATAACAGTACGGCCTTCCCCATCAAAACAGAGAAAATACCCCCCGTCACCAAAACGGCTACCCTCCATAATAGCAAGGGTCTTTTTTTGACCATGTCTGGCGAATTGATCAAGATAAACTCCTGTGCCAATAATCCAGTTATAGGGTGAAAATTTTTTTATGAAAGAGATCTTAGAGTACTTGCCATCGCTGCTATTAGGCTTTTCTGCCAAATAGGAAAAAAATCCTGCGCCTTGCCCGTTGGTAATCTCCTTAAAGGCAGATAAGAGCGTCTTCTCAACGGGCATGTTTTCCATTTCCGGGCTACCAGCCTGAAGAACAAAGGTATTTGCTCTGGTATCGGTGATAAAGAAATATCCCCTGCCCATGTCCCAACGCATGGGTCTCAGAGCTTCACTAATCATCTGCTGAAGCTTTTTTTTAGGTATGGTTTCATTGTACATATTGTAAAAATGGGAGGTCAGGGTATAGGCTTCCTGGACCTGCTCCTGTACTTCTTTTTTCACCTCTTGCTCAACGAGAGACTCTTGCCTTTGAATAGACGCCAAAATACCCTCAGTGGTATTTTGTAAGGCATGTCTGCTCTGGCGCAGATACTCCTCCTCGGTAAAGGCGAGTACGCCGGCATATTTTTTACACTCATCAATAACCCAATAGGTTCCGGTGAAAAGATAAAGAACAAAAATAACAGTAGCGCTCGCCCAGAAGGGAGCTATTGAAAGAGAAGCCTTTACATCTCGCCTAGCCTTATTCAGTAACATCCTATTGCACCTTCTGGAAATCTGGGAAGAGAGAGACGAGGTAAAGAGAATCTCTCCCTAGGGGAATCCTTTCAGCTAAGCGACAAATTTTATCATCAATCTTAATGTTTATATTCTTTTGGGCAGTCGCAAGAAATCTTTCTCTGGTAAGTCTTCCAGGTACAGCTCTTGCTATCTTCGTAAAGAGACGGCCTGCAATATAACCTTCCAATGACAAAAAACTTGGGCCCGTGTTTTCATCGATTAAAAGAAGAGCTTTTCTATAATTTTTTACCAGAAGGCTTTCAGCCCAGGGGAAGGGGACCACGGCAGAAACAAAAACGTTGGTTCCCAGTTTTCCCAAAGATTTCTGTAAGTCTCCAGGACTGGCAAAGGAAATATTGCAATAAATACGATTTTTTCTGTTTTTGATCTTATCAAGCTTAATATATTCTGCACAGGGCGCATAAGATCCCACCAGTATAATAGCTTCAGGTTCCTGCTCATCTATAGTCTTTAATGCTCCTAAGACAGAGAGGGTATTTCTTTCATACTTCCCTTGCGCTACCAATTTGAGCGATTTTTGCCGTAATACATCTTGAACTGTTTGCAAATTACTCTTGCCAAAGCTATCGTTTTGGTAAAAACAGGCTATGCGTTGGACGCCCTTTTTTTCTGTAAGGAACTTAACAATATTTTCAATTTCCAGGCGATAACTCGCCCGAGCATGCAGTATTTGTGGGTGTTTTATATCTCGTAGAGACACTGCTCCGGTATATGGAAATAACAGTGGTATTTGTCTGGCAGAGAGGAGCGGCAAAATTTCTTCTGTTGTCGGAGTACCCACATTTCCTATAAGCAAAAAAGCGTTATCGTTATCAATAAGTTTTTGTACATTAAACAGTGTCCGATGAGGCTCATAACCATCATCCCGGCTCTTTAACAGTATATCCCGTCCATGCACACCACCCTCTGCGTTTATCTCGGCAAAGGCAGCGAGCAGCCCCAGGCGGAAGTTAAGACCGAGTCGCGCCGATTTTCCCGTAAGGGGCGCAGATTGGCCTAGGATTATTGGACTCTTAGCCTGAGAAATACCAGGTAAGGGGATGCAGAAGAGGAGTAGAGCAGACAGGTATATAATGATTTTGTTAGTCATAGTTACTGCTTATCATCTAGGGGGAATGGACAGGGGCTAAGGTGAATTCCATATTAATGGTAAACTAATATACTCTTTTTGCGAGAAATTATAATAAGTAAAGAGAGGTAGGTGGATAATATTCTTACCTTTTGCTAGAAAAAAGTAAAAGGTAAGATCTTGAGGACAGGTAAAGAAGAATCATACCACTTGAGATAAAGGCTTTATGTCGCCCCTTCCTCTCTGATTTGGCAAGGTGGTCTACAGAAGCTCAAGGCCTGAAAAAAAGTACTCCAATTCAACGGCTGCCGTTTCAGGTGCATCGGAACCATGGGTTGCATTTTCACCTACAATGGTGCCAAATTCTCTGCGCAGGGACCCAGGTTTGGCATCAGCGGGGTTGGTGGCCCCCATCAGATCGCGCCATTTTCCTATACAGCCTTCTGCTTCAAGGACCATGACGATGCATGGGCCACTGCTCATAAATTTGGTGAGCTCAGCAAAAAAAGGTTTTTTATTATGTACGGCATAAAAACCTTCTGCCTCCCTTTGGCTCATGCACAGTTTTTTCAAACCAATTACCGTAAATCCTTCTTGGTAGATGCGGGCAAGAATTTTTCCCGCATTTCCAGCTGCAAATGCATCGGGTTTAATAATAGCAAAAGTTTTTTCCATAATTTCCTCGCTTTTAATCCTTGGGGGTTAAAGTGATAAAAAAAGACAAATTTTCGCAAACTTATAAAGATAATTTGTTCCACCTGTAGCATTCCGCAGGACAATTGTCAAGAATGGGCTAGTCTCCTAGAGACCTGTCAGAACAAAACGAAATAACAAAAAAAGAAGGCTTAACAAAAAAGTTGTGAAGAGAACAATTCGGTTTGCTTGTCGAATGTCATCCGGTTCTATTGCTCGAAGGGCATTACCTATGTAGGGCTTTTCTACAATATTGCCAAAATAGACACTGGGGCCACAGAGACGGATATTCAGGGCTCCTGCCAGAGCTGCCTCTGGATGTCCTGCATTGGGACTTGTGTGCTGGTATCGATCTCGCTTAAAAATCTTCCATGCCTGAGGGCCGTTATAGCCGGCCATAAAGCTGATGGCCACAATGCCCAGGGCCGTACATCTTGCCGGCAGCCAGTTGGCCCAGTCATCGAGTCGGGCAGCTGCTCGGCCAAAGAGGATATATCTTTCGTTTTTATAACCCAGCATGGAGTCCATGGTGTTAATGGCCTTATAGCTCATGGCCCCGACAGAGGCCAAAACAATCGCCTTTACTCCCAGCAGAGGGGCAAAGATACTTAGGGCCACTGCCCAAAAGAGCGGGGCGATAATGCCATCGGCAAGGTTTTCACCAACGGTCTCCACCGTGGCCCTGATAATGGCAGGTCGGTCAAGGTTTTCGGTGTCGCGACCAACAATCCGTGCCAAAAGCTTTCTGGTTTTCGGCAAATCTTCCCCCTGTATCAGGGCCCGATAAACGGCCATGCTCTCCTTCTTCAGATCCTTTATTGCCACCGTCGTATAGAGTAGTAACACAGCAGCAAAATCGGTGACTATCGGGGGAAAAATGGCAAGCAGGGTAAAAAAAACAGCCAAGGTAAGAATCACCAGGGTTAGTACCGAACAGACCGTGAGAACTCCTGCCCAGAAGGGTTGAGCTACTCTGGGTCTGTAAAATTTTTCCCAACGATTAATGGCCAAACCAATACAGCGCACGGGGTGAGGATAGCATGAGGGATCACCCAAAAAAAGATCGAGAATAATGGCTAAGAGTATTTTTATACTGAACATTTAAAGTCCCAGAAGGTGGTAAATGGCATCCATGTCTACAGATTCGCGTACGGTTTTAGCAAGAGTTTCAAAGGCCCCGTCAAGGTTATAGGGTGCAAGTACCCTTCCCTCTCTGCTAAGGCCTTTTTTCTGGCGTAGGTCATCAATGAACAGTCGTCTGAAATCATCTGCATC from the Desulfotalea psychrophila LSv54 genome contains:
- a CDS encoding cache domain-containing protein — protein: MLLNKARRDVKASLSIAPFWASATVIFVLYLFTGTYWVIDECKKYAGVLAFTEEEYLRQSRHALQNTTEGILASIQRQESLVEQEVKKEVQEQVQEAYTLTSHFYNMYNETIPKKKLQQMISEALRPMRWDMGRGYFFITDTRANTFVLQAGSPEMENMPVEKTLLSAFKEITNGQGAGFFSYLAEKPNSSDGKYSKISFIKKFSPYNWIIGTGVYLDQFARHGQKKTLAIMEGSRFGDGGYFLCFDGEGRTVIDFDKLRTGRSISSLKDIDGNSYGLELQKIGATGLRSGFLIYKMPDHFGNPVQRLSYVANYQPWNWTIVASVELSAMQEALNIAEDRHKDALIHGIVFYCLTVFLTIILVFFIARHYSIKIRNEFNIFTDLFVQVNKKNLAFKRDSFTYREFETLGLYANKIIADRNNTEKILQSNELRLETLLQLWSIAPEGIVGLAQFSLQKMVAMLDSEYGYIALYDDEKKQLSLLATEGFSAKQEGIEKVFSFSGHSLPARVARLGRTFFDNTASIKNNTEIYPARVVIKNYLNVPHLDGTSPTIIAGLCNKNGKYDEQDSKQISLVLNGLWHVYSKHNDQLEMERLRVLLHSIYDSQPSLFVVVNKRCVITYCNIATEKYVGQPLESIEKKDFEEIFPRLKAYKANIIGVTNTRVPFEKANIPRNSSGTIYYETITIFPLSSDKIMGAVIRLDDVTEKVKIDDIMAQSQKMLSVSGIAAGMAYEMNKPLLGLSRNMQLIRKSFFENIAANQNTAEESGLDLQALNHYLEKRGVNTLLNSIDEYTYRAIGLVKNMLSVGHQGDTQYSFEDIVALTESAIDLVKSDHDIQKNIDLESITIERDFADKLPMISCSRVNIQQVLFNILVNALYALGTDQDTRLQKRIKISISQNIRWISINIKDNGPGMDLITAKRIFEPFYSTKPKGLGTGLGLSIATFIVRNQHAGLLDAHSVLGEGTTFMIKLPLNRTSYNPDLLLNPGCS
- a CDS encoding ABC transporter substrate-binding protein, with the protein product MTNKIIIYLSALLLFCIPLPGISQAKSPIILGQSAPLTGKSARLGLNFRLGLLAAFAEINAEGGVHGRDILLKSRDDGYEPHRTLFNVQKLIDNDNAFLLIGNVGTPTTEEILPLLSARQIPLLFPYTGAVSLRDIKHPQILHARASYRLEIENIVKFLTEKKGVQRIACFYQNDSFGKSNLQTVQDVLRQKSLKLVAQGKYERNTLSVLGALKTIDEQEPEAIILVGSYAPCAEYIKLDKIKNRKNRIYCNISFASPGDLQKSLGKLGTNVFVSAVVPFPWAESLLVKNYRKALLLIDENTGPSFLSLEGYIAGRLFTKIARAVPGRLTRERFLATAQKNINIKIDDKICRLAERIPLGRDSLYLVSLFPDFQKVQ
- the ndk gene encoding nucleoside-diphosphate kinase — encoded protein: MEKTFAIIKPDAFAAGNAGKILARIYQEGFTVIGLKKLCMSQREAEGFYAVHNKKPFFAELTKFMSSGPCIVMVLEAEGCIGKWRDLMGATNPADAKPGSLRREFGTIVGENATHGSDAPETAAVELEYFFSGLELL
- the cbiB gene encoding adenosylcobinamide-phosphate synthase CbiB, with translation MFSIKILLAIILDLFLGDPSCYPHPVRCIGLAINRWEKFYRPRVAQPFWAGVLTVCSVLTLVILTLAVFFTLLAIFPPIVTDFAAVLLLYTTVAIKDLKKESMAVYRALIQGEDLPKTRKLLARIVGRDTENLDRPAIIRATVETVGENLADGIIAPLFWAVALSIFAPLLGVKAIVLASVGAMSYKAINTMDSMLGYKNERYILFGRAAARLDDWANWLPARCTALGIVAISFMAGYNGPQAWKIFKRDRYQHTSPNAGHPEAALAGALNIRLCGPSVYFGNIVEKPYIGNALRAIEPDDIRQANRIVLFTTFLLSLLFLLFRFVLTGL